The Zonotrichia albicollis isolate bZonAlb1 chromosome 6, bZonAlb1.hap1, whole genome shotgun sequence genome window below encodes:
- the BATF gene encoding basic leucine zipper transcriptional factor ATF-like, with protein sequence MPHSSDSSDSSSFSQSPPPSKQDSSDDMRKVQRREKNRIAAQKSRLRQTQKADTLHLESEDLERQNAALRREIKQLTEEMKHFTSMLSSHEPFCSILTSPPPPPEVLYATHSFHQPHISSPRFQH encoded by the exons aTGCCCCACAGCTCTGACAGCAGTGATTCCAGCAGCTTCAGCCAGTCTCCCCCTCCCAGCAAGCAG GACTCTTCTGATGACATGAGGAAAGTCCAAAGGAGGGAGAAGAATCGCATTGCTGCCCAGAAGAGCCGCCTGAGGCAGACCCAGAAAGCAGACACACTGCACTTG GAGAGTGAAGACTTAGAGAGACAGAATGCTGCCCTGCGCCGGGAGATCAAGCAGCTGACAGAGGAAATGAAGCACTTCACCTCGATGCTGAGCTCCCATGAACCGTTCTGCTCCATCCTGACATCCCCTCCACCGCCTCCAGAAGTGCTTTATGCCACACACTCTTTTCACCAGCCCCACATCAGCTCCCCACGCTTCCAGCActga